The nucleotide window TTTTTGCCCCGAAGATATGTGACCACCCCTCCTGAAACTCGCAAGAAACCATGTAACTTTCTGCTTGCACAATTATTGATGTTTGTGATTTGTTGGCTTTCAATCTCCGTTCATTTGTGCTGATAATAATCTCGACTTTTTTGTGGATTTACAGCAGAGAGAGTGGTCCATGCTCTGAATTTGAATCTTGAATCTATTGACATCCCGCCCCAAGCCCATTTCAGAGGCATTTCATATATCAAACCTGAATGTGGTAAAATTTGATTAGTAATTAGCCATTTCATTTAACCTGATGAGTAGATTTTCAATGTATGAACGAGTTCTTATTTCTCGCAGGTGCCACTTTGAAACCTAAATCTGGCATCAGAATGGCTCAACAGAGAGATTTTTACCCACAGCCAGTGATGAATCGAGAAGTATGGCTTC belongs to Primulina huaijiensis isolate GDHJ02 unplaced genomic scaffold, ASM1229523v2 scaffold207236, whole genome shotgun sequence and includes:
- the LOC140966585 gene encoding uncharacterized protein; the protein is MRAVYSGENGATKERTGTGVFLPRRYVTTPPETRKKPSERVVHALNLNLESIDIPPQAHFRGISYIKPECGATLKPKSGIRMAQQRDFYPQPVMNREVWLPQEWSY